A part of Nesterenkonia lutea genomic DNA contains:
- a CDS encoding acetoin utilization protein AcuC: protein MLAYRFSSSHPMDPVRLELTARLCEEFGLFTAAHVRRLETQVASDEVLGTVHTAEYIAAVKAAAEHGRPSLEHGLGTEDTPVFSELHLGAARIADGTHQCAQALLSGTAVRAVNFAGGMHHSARAHAGGFCVYNDSAVAIQHLLDQGTRRVVYIDVDAHHGDGTQSIFYEDPRVMTISIHQTGVALYPGTGFPNEIGGPGAEGTAVNIAVPEGTGDAGWLRAFHAVVPQLVQAFEPEVILSQHGCDSHREDPLSDLQLSVDAHRQTALDVAHLADEHCEGRWIATGGGGYSVHTVVPRSWTHLSAVALGMPIPLHTPVPQRWRDHVLDRYQISAPESMGDDAQLWWRSWELGYDPSDAVDRAVMQTRKEIFPLHGLDPWFD from the coding sequence CTGCTCGCATACCGCTTCAGCTCCAGCCACCCCATGGACCCGGTGCGCCTGGAGCTGACCGCGAGGCTCTGTGAGGAGTTCGGCCTGTTCACCGCGGCGCATGTGCGGCGGCTGGAGACCCAGGTCGCCTCCGACGAGGTGCTCGGCACCGTCCACACCGCCGAGTACATCGCCGCCGTCAAGGCCGCCGCCGAGCACGGACGGCCCTCCCTCGAGCATGGTCTGGGCACTGAGGACACCCCCGTCTTCAGCGAGCTCCACCTCGGCGCCGCGCGAATCGCTGACGGCACCCACCAGTGCGCGCAGGCGCTGCTCTCCGGCACCGCGGTGCGCGCAGTGAACTTCGCGGGAGGCATGCACCACTCTGCGCGGGCCCACGCAGGAGGATTCTGCGTCTACAACGATTCCGCCGTGGCGATCCAGCACCTGCTGGACCAGGGGACCCGGCGCGTGGTGTACATCGACGTGGATGCCCACCACGGGGACGGCACTCAGTCGATCTTCTACGAGGACCCCCGGGTCATGACCATCTCGATCCACCAGACCGGGGTGGCGCTGTACCCGGGCACGGGTTTTCCGAACGAGATCGGCGGCCCCGGGGCCGAGGGGACAGCCGTGAACATCGCTGTCCCGGAGGGCACCGGCGACGCCGGCTGGCTGCGAGCATTCCATGCGGTCGTCCCTCAGCTGGTGCAGGCCTTCGAGCCCGAGGTGATCCTCTCCCAGCATGGCTGCGATTCGCATCGGGAGGATCCGCTCAGCGATCTCCAGCTCAGCGTCGACGCGCACCGTCAGACGGCGCTGGACGTCGCTCACCTCGCGGACGAGCACTGCGAGGGGCGGTGGATCGCGACCGGCGGAGGCGGCTACTCCGTGCACACGGTGGTTCCGCGCAGCTGGACGCACCTGAGTGCAGTCGCGCTCGGCATGCCGATCCCGCTGCACACCCCGGTGCCGCAGCGCTGGCGGGACCACGTGCTCGACCGCTACCAGATCTCGGCCCCCGAGAGCATGGGTGACGACGCCCAGCTCTGGTGGCGCTCCTGGGAGCTGGGCTATGACCCCTCCGACGCGGTGGACCGCGCGGTGATGCAGACCCGCAAGGAGATCTTCCCGCTGCATGGGCTCGATCCCTGGTTTGACTGA
- a CDS encoding 30S ribosomal protein bS22 — protein sequence MGSVIKKRRKRMAKKKHRKRLRKTRHQRRNKK from the coding sequence ATGGGCTCAGTGATCAAGAAGCGCCGCAAGCGCATGGCGAAGAAGAAGCACCGCAAACGTCTGCGGAAGACTCGCCACCAGCGCCGCAACAAGAAGTAA
- a CDS encoding glutaredoxin family protein yields the protein MSQPVVVEVLTKQGCHLCVDALAAARQVCAEFGIEPLERDITTDEELLSIYAEELPVLLIDGRVKDFWRIDPQRLRRLLSETDAGR from the coding sequence GTGTCACAGCCGGTGGTGGTCGAAGTCCTCACCAAGCAGGGGTGTCATCTCTGCGTCGATGCGCTCGCCGCAGCGAGGCAGGTCTGTGCCGAGTTCGGGATCGAGCCGCTCGAGCGGGACATCACGACCGATGAGGAGCTGCTGAGCATCTATGCCGAGGAGCTCCCGGTGCTGCTCATCGATGGGCGGGTGAAGGACTTCTGGCGGATCGATCCGCAGCGGCTGCGTCGACTGCTGAGCGAGACTGACGCGGGCCGCTGA